In the Topomyia yanbarensis strain Yona2022 chromosome 3, ASM3024719v1, whole genome shotgun sequence genome, one interval contains:
- the LOC131689355 gene encoding allatotropins-like produces the protein MEVMKMSACKLLFAVVISCILLCCHTSNAGPARQLANLAVRASKIPRSIRAPFRNSEMMTARGFGKRRVPIGDNVGSGSSGTADDAPWSYDKREARKLFEQLVGETGDSVQQMIGEQESFPLDWFANEMTSNPALARTILQRFVDTNKDGLLTMNELISSSGSEGNELF, from the exons GTTATGAAAATGTCCGCTTGCAAGCTGCTGTTCGCAGTGGTGATATCTTGCATCCTGCTCTGTTGTCACACTTCGAATGCCGGTCCGGCACGCCAGTTGGCCAATTTGGCCGTTCGAGCCTCAAAAATTCCCCGTTCAATAAGGGCACCGTTCCGCAACTCGGAAATGATGACAGCTAGAGGATTTGGCAAGAGGCGTGTTCCGATCGGGGACAACGTGGGTAGCGGAAGCAGCGGAACGGCCGACGATGCACCTTGGAGCTACGATAAGCGGGAAGCGCGGAAGCTTTTCGAACAACTTGTCGGTGAGACCGGCGATTCAGTGCAACAGATGATCGGAGAACAGGAGAg TTTTCCACTGGATTGGTTCGCCAACGAGATGACTTCGAATCCGGCCTTAGCTCGGACAATTTTACAACGCTTTGTCGACACTAATAAGGATGGTCTGCTAACCATGAATGAGCTGATCAGTTCCAGCGGAAGCGAGGGCAACGAACTGTTTTAA